A segment of the Capnocytophaga sp. ARDL2 genome:
AACCCTTGGTCGAACACTTTTTATTGCGGGATTTCAGCAGAAATTATCCATAATTTTAGGTGTGGTGTTGATATTTTCCGTAGTGTTTTTCAACAAAAAAATGTTTCAGTTGAGTTTGTTTACCAAAACTTTGCTGTTTACCAAAATCCGAGGAAATTTTACAAAATATTTTCAACAAAAAACACCCATTTCTTTTTTGGTAATCGGTATGCTCAACGGATTATTGCCTTGTGCGATGGTTTATATGGCATTGTTTGGAGCCTTGTCCACCCAAGGTGTGTGGGAAGGAGCGTTTTTTATGTTTTGCTTTGGCTTAGGAACCATTCCATTGATGACAACAATCGTTTGGGTAGGTCAGTGGGTGAGTCAATCCATGCGTCAAAAACTATTGAAATTTGTTCCCATATTGTTAGTTTTGATGGGGATTTTACTCATTTTACGCGGTATGGATTTAGACATTCCCTACATTTCACCAAGTACCTTACAATTGTTTATCACTGCCAATCCGCAGTGTTATTAGACCGAAGAAAAATAAAGCAGGCTGCCCGAAAGGACAGCCTGTATTTGTATAAGTTGTATAGATGTTAAAACTCAGCGTTTTGTGGGTATCTTGGGAAAGGAATCACATCACGGATATTGGTCATACCAGTTACGAATAATACCAAGCGTTCAAATCCTAATCCAAAGCCTGAGTGTACACACGACCCAAATCTACGAGTGTCTAAATACCACCACATTTCTTCTTCAGGAATGTTTAGAGCTTTCATTTTTTCGACCAACACATCGTAGCGTTCTTCTCTTTGTGAACCTCCAACGATTTCTCCAATTCCTGGGAATAAAATATCCATAGCACGAACCGTTTTTTCGTCTTTGTTTAAACGCATATAAAACGCTTTGATTTTTGCTGGATAATCAAACAAAATTACAGGACATTTAAAGTGTTTTTCTACCAAATAACGCTCGTGTTCTGATTGCAAATCAGCTCCCCACTCATCGATAAGGTATTGGAATTTTTTGTTTTTGTTTGGTTTTGAATTTTTCAAAATATCAATCGCTTCTGTATAAGAAACGCGTTTGAAATTGTTGTCTAAAACAAAACGCAATTTATCTATCAACGACATTTCCGAACGCTCGGCTTGAGGTTTCGATTTTTCTTCATCCAACAAGCGTTGTTCGAGTAATTTCAAATCGTCTTCACATTTTTCCAATGTGTATTTGATGACAAATTTGATGAAGTCTTCTGCCAAATCCATGTTTCCGTCCAAATCCAAAAACGCAATCTCTGGCTCTATCATCCAAAACTCTGCTAAGTGACGAGAAGTATTAGAATTTTCCGCACGGAATGTAGGACCAAAAGTGTAAATAGAACCCAATCCCATAGCATAAGTTTCGCCTTCCAATTGTCCAGAAACCGTCAAGTTGGTT
Coding sequences within it:
- a CDS encoding sulfite exporter TauE/SafE family protein is translated as MIAPLLLGLLSSLHCLGMCGPIALALPIHTFSFTRKTSSIVLYHLGRISVYSLIGLLFGTLGRTLFIAGFQQKLSIILGVVLIFSVVFFNKKMFQLSLFTKTLLFTKIRGNFTKYFQQKTPISFLVIGMLNGLLPCAMVYMALFGALSTQGVWEGAFFMFCFGLGTIPLMTTIVWVGQWVSQSMRQKLLKFVPILLVLMGILLILRGMDLDIPYISPSTLQLFITANPQCY
- the asnS gene encoding asparagine--tRNA ligase, with amino-acid sequence MKHTKIIDLLSGNLLLQEVTAKGWVRTFRNNQFIALNDGSTLQNIQCVLELDAFPEETIKRVTTGAAIMVQGVLVESQGKGQKYEIQVFNLEILGDSDPEKYPIQPKKHSLEFLRENAHLRIRTNMFGAIMRIRSTLAYAVHKYFQDNGFFYVNTPIITGSDAEGAGEMFQVTSLPIDGSAPRNEDGSINYKEDFFGKPTNLTVSGQLEGETYAMGLGSIYTFGPTFRAENSNTSRHLAEFWMIEPEIAFLDLDGNMDLAEDFIKFVIKYTLEKCEDDLKLLEQRLLDEEKSKPQAERSEMSLIDKLRFVLDNNFKRVSYTEAIDILKNSKPNKNKKFQYLIDEWGADLQSEHERYLVEKHFKCPVILFDYPAKIKAFYMRLNKDEKTVRAMDILFPGIGEIVGGSQREERYDVLVEKMKALNIPEEEMWWYLDTRRFGSCVHSGFGLGFERLVLFVTGMTNIRDVIPFPRYPQNAEF